In Mytilus trossulus isolate FHL-02 chromosome 6, PNRI_Mtr1.1.1.hap1, whole genome shotgun sequence, a single window of DNA contains:
- the LOC134721755 gene encoding thrombospondin-1-like isoform X3, translated as MCVSQVTISLRDLFVNGDTWSQWTPWACSVTCGNGIKSRTRHCLSSFCFGEILFGQQREQSSCFTIACPVDGNWGPWGIFEPCSVTCGTGLHNRSRICNDPAPSLNGKPCNGEENSSEICNTEVCAVDGNWGPWSSFGPCSEACGKGVKKRSRVCNDPAPSQNGKPCDGEDTNSISCNGAECPAFTATLPGGVHPYQNGAIIGYPIKLLDNSGYSNGIFTVLPGMGGVYSVSVTIMSGSVIGHTTLRKNGAILVWLFTNKEYDMASQTINIQLAEGDRIWVQMTNQASSLFDVYNTFSAVRIV; from the exons ATGTGCGTCTCTCAAGTCACAATCTCGTTGAGAGATTTATTTG TCAATGGAGATACTTGGTCACAATGGACTCCTTGGGCATGCTCAGTAACTTGTGGAAATGGAATAAAATCAAGAACACGACATTGTCTTAGTTCATTCTGTTTTGGTGAAATTTTGTTTGGTCAGCAACGTGAGCAAAGTTCTTGTTTCACGATTGCATGTCCAG tcGATGGAAACTGGGGACCATGGGGAATTTTTGAACCATGCTCAGtaacatgtggaacaggattgCATAACAGAAGTCGAATTTGTAATGATCCTGCTCCTTCACTGAACGGAAAGCCATGTAATGGTGAAGAGAATAGCTCAGAGATTTGTAACACTGAAGTATGTGCAG TCGATGGAAACTGGGGACCATGGAGTAGTTTTGGACCATGCTCAGAAGCATGTGGAAAAGGAGTGAAAAAAAGGAGTCGAGTTTGTAATGATCCTGCTCCTTCACAGAACGGAAAGCCATGTGATGGTGAAGATACTAACTCAATAAGTTGTAACGGAGCAGAATGTCCAG cATTCACAGCAACATTACCAGGAGGTGTTCATCCATATCAGAACGGCGCTATTATCGGATATCCGATTAAGCTTTTAGACAATAGTGGTTACAGTAATGGTATTTTTACTGTTCTTCCAGGAATGGGCGGTGTTTACTCGGTATCTGTTACCATAATGTCAGGCTCTGTTATAGGTCACACTACTTTGAGGAAGAATGGAGCTATTTTGGTGTGGTTATTCACTAATAAAGAATATGATATGGCATCCCAAACTATCAACATTCAACTGGCAGAAGGGGACAGGATTTGGGTACAAATGACCAATCAGGCATCCAGTCTTTTTGATGTTTATAACACATTTAGTGCAGTTAGAATAGTTTGA
- the LOC134721755 gene encoding thrombospondin-1-like isoform X2, with protein MHQQTLIYCMFLIVQTVNGDTWSQWTPWACSVTCGNGIKSRTRHCLSSFCFGEILFGQQREQSSCFTIACPVDGNWGPWGIFEPCSVTCGTGLHNRSRICNDPAPSLNGKPCNGEENSSEICNTEVCAVDGNWGPWSSFGPCSEACGKGVKKRSRVCNDPAPSQNGKPCDGEDTNSISCNGAECPAFTATLPGGVHPYQNGAIIGYPIKLLDNSGYSNGIFTVLPGMGGVYSVSVTIMSGSVIGHTTLRKNGAILVWLFTNKEYDMASQTINIQLAEGDRIWVQMTNQASSLFDVYNTFSAVRIV; from the exons ATGCATCAGCAAACTCTGATTTATTGTATGTTCTTGATTGTTCAAACAG TCAATGGAGATACTTGGTCACAATGGACTCCTTGGGCATGCTCAGTAACTTGTGGAAATGGAATAAAATCAAGAACACGACATTGTCTTAGTTCATTCTGTTTTGGTGAAATTTTGTTTGGTCAGCAACGTGAGCAAAGTTCTTGTTTCACGATTGCATGTCCAG tcGATGGAAACTGGGGACCATGGGGAATTTTTGAACCATGCTCAGtaacatgtggaacaggattgCATAACAGAAGTCGAATTTGTAATGATCCTGCTCCTTCACTGAACGGAAAGCCATGTAATGGTGAAGAGAATAGCTCAGAGATTTGTAACACTGAAGTATGTGCAG TCGATGGAAACTGGGGACCATGGAGTAGTTTTGGACCATGCTCAGAAGCATGTGGAAAAGGAGTGAAAAAAAGGAGTCGAGTTTGTAATGATCCTGCTCCTTCACAGAACGGAAAGCCATGTGATGGTGAAGATACTAACTCAATAAGTTGTAACGGAGCAGAATGTCCAG cATTCACAGCAACATTACCAGGAGGTGTTCATCCATATCAGAACGGCGCTATTATCGGATATCCGATTAAGCTTTTAGACAATAGTGGTTACAGTAATGGTATTTTTACTGTTCTTCCAGGAATGGGCGGTGTTTACTCGGTATCTGTTACCATAATGTCAGGCTCTGTTATAGGTCACACTACTTTGAGGAAGAATGGAGCTATTTTGGTGTGGTTATTCACTAATAAAGAATATGATATGGCATCCCAAACTATCAACATTCAACTGGCAGAAGGGGACAGGATTTGGGTACAAATGACCAATCAGGCATCCAGTCTTTTTGATGTTTATAACACATTTAGTGCAGTTAGAATAGTTTGA
- the LOC134721755 gene encoding thrombospondin-1-like isoform X1, translating to MKNANVDTGYAWIILIFNGDTWSQWTPWACSVTCGNGIKSRTRHCLSSFCFGEILFGQQREQSSCFTIACPVDGNWGPWGIFEPCSVTCGTGLHNRSRICNDPAPSLNGKPCNGEENSSEICNTEVCAVDGNWGPWSSFGPCSEACGKGVKKRSRVCNDPAPSQNGKPCDGEDTNSISCNGAECPAFTATLPGGVHPYQNGAIIGYPIKLLDNSGYSNGIFTVLPGMGGVYSVSVTIMSGSVIGHTTLRKNGAILVWLFTNKEYDMASQTINIQLAEGDRIWVQMTNQASSLFDVYNTFSAVRIV from the exons TCAATGGAGATACTTGGTCACAATGGACTCCTTGGGCATGCTCAGTAACTTGTGGAAATGGAATAAAATCAAGAACACGACATTGTCTTAGTTCATTCTGTTTTGGTGAAATTTTGTTTGGTCAGCAACGTGAGCAAAGTTCTTGTTTCACGATTGCATGTCCAG tcGATGGAAACTGGGGACCATGGGGAATTTTTGAACCATGCTCAGtaacatgtggaacaggattgCATAACAGAAGTCGAATTTGTAATGATCCTGCTCCTTCACTGAACGGAAAGCCATGTAATGGTGAAGAGAATAGCTCAGAGATTTGTAACACTGAAGTATGTGCAG TCGATGGAAACTGGGGACCATGGAGTAGTTTTGGACCATGCTCAGAAGCATGTGGAAAAGGAGTGAAAAAAAGGAGTCGAGTTTGTAATGATCCTGCTCCTTCACAGAACGGAAAGCCATGTGATGGTGAAGATACTAACTCAATAAGTTGTAACGGAGCAGAATGTCCAG cATTCACAGCAACATTACCAGGAGGTGTTCATCCATATCAGAACGGCGCTATTATCGGATATCCGATTAAGCTTTTAGACAATAGTGGTTACAGTAATGGTATTTTTACTGTTCTTCCAGGAATGGGCGGTGTTTACTCGGTATCTGTTACCATAATGTCAGGCTCTGTTATAGGTCACACTACTTTGAGGAAGAATGGAGCTATTTTGGTGTGGTTATTCACTAATAAAGAATATGATATGGCATCCCAAACTATCAACATTCAACTGGCAGAAGGGGACAGGATTTGGGTACAAATGACCAATCAGGCATCCAGTCTTTTTGATGTTTATAACACATTTAGTGCAGTTAGAATAGTTTGA